The Rickettsiales bacterium genome includes the window GAGTCTGCTCTTCGTAAAGCTGCTGTACTTAAAAAGCAGCAAGAAAAGGAAAGAAAAGCAAAAGAGAATCAGAATCAAGATTCTTTAGAGAAGGAAAAAGATGTGGTTCCAGTTCCTAAATATAAAGAGAAACAAAATAAAACTAAGATAGCTACAGATAAGAATGGAGATTATATAAGAGTTGATCAGGGGTCTAAGAAGAGCTCTCATAAAGCAGTAGTGGCTGTTCAGAGGTCTACTCCTTCTAAAGTAACAAATGAAGTTGTTAAAGCTGCGGAGCCTACTAAAAGTAGTGTAAAGGCCAACTATAATACAACTGCCACTAAAACTACTAACTCTAGTAATGTAAAAATTAAAGAGGACAATAATGTTAATAGAATTAATCTATTGAATGAGGCTTTATCGCAGTAGCATATTGTAAATATAGCTTTAAAATTTTATTGATTGTCATCTCTCGTTAGGAAGGGATATTAAAATATAGTATGTTAGGGGCTGTATTTTTTGTAATCTTATCACAGTTTCTATTAACTCTATAAAGTTATTTTTCAGTAAGTTGCAAGAATTTTTCAGTTGTTAATGATTTGTTAATGGTTGTGGGTTGATAATGGTAAGTTGTTATTTATATGGAGTAGTTATTTTTTGAATGTTTAAAGTTAATAATTTATTTTCAGGGCAGAAGGGTGAAGCTCCAGAAGCCAATAGTGAGAATGTAGTTAGTAGTATTAATAATTGGTATTCTGATAGATATAACTCCATTGTTGTTCAGCGCAATTTAATACTAATAGTTTTGTTGCTATCTCTGGTCTTGGTGATAGCAAGCGTTTTTGTTGTTGGTAATGTGTCTTCAACATTTAAAATTCAACCATTTGTAATAGAAATTGAGAAAAAGACAGGTATTACTAATATTGTAAATCCTCTTGTGAATCGTGAATTAACGAGCGATGAAGTATTAAATAAATATTTTATTACCAGATATATCAAAGCAAGAGAAGGATATAGCTCTGAAAGTTGGAGGTATAATTATTTAACAGTGGTGCGTTTGTTATCTACTCCTGGGGTGTATAGAGCATTTAGTCGATTTTTTAATGGTAGTGCTCAGAGTCCCATTGCGCTTTATGGTAATCAAACTTCTACAGAAGTTGTTTTTAGGTCAATTCAGTTCTTTCCTCCAGTAGCTGATTCTAGAGGAAGAATGGGAGACTCTAGGGCAGTTGTTAGGTTTACCATTATAGCAGACAAGGGGCACCTTAGAAATGCAGTGGATAATAGAATATATAAAATTGTAACTTTAACATATAAATATCAACAAACTAAAATGAGCGATAATGATCGAATGGAAAATCCACTTGGTTTCTTTATTACATCTTATCGTGATGATATAGAAAACACTAGTATTGATGTGGTAAAATAGGTTATTTAGGAATAATAAAATGAAATTTAATAAGTTTAGAAAGTTTTTTATAGTTTTACTTCTTTCTGTTGCTGGAGTATCTATTGCGGATGAACCTATTACAACAGATAATCGTGTGAAGACCTATATTTATAACGAAAATGAAGTATATAATTTAATGATTTTCTATGGTTATCAAACAAGTATAGAATTTGCTAAAGGAGAAGAAGTTTCTACTATTTCTATGGGAGATTCATATGCTTGGAAGATTAATGCAGTTGGACATCGTTTATTTGTGAAGCCATTGGAGGATAATATGCATACTAATATGACCATTATTACTAATAAAAG containing:
- a CDS encoding type IV secretion system protein, with translation MFKVNNLFSGQKGEAPEANSENVVSSINNWYSDRYNSIVVQRNLILIVLLLSLVLVIASVFVVGNVSSTFKIQPFVIEIEKKTGITNIVNPLVNRELTSDEVLNKYFITRYIKAREGYSSESWRYNYLTVVRLLSTPGVYRAFSRFFNGSAQSPIALYGNQTSTEVVFRSIQFFPPVADSRGRMGDSRAVVRFTIIADKGHLRNAVDNRIYKIVTLTYKYQQTKMSDNDRMENPLGFFITSYRDDIENTSIDVVK
- a CDS encoding TrbG/VirB9 family P-type conjugative transfer protein produces the protein MKFNKFRKFFIVLLLSVAGVSIADEPITTDNRVKTYIYNENEVYNLMIFYGYQTSIEFAKGEEVSTISMGDSYAWKINAVGHRLFVKPLEDNMHTNMTIITNKRAYQFDLFSKKIDGKFDKELVYVMRFYYPETAGAEVAN